AGAGGCCCAAAAATGATACCTGAACAGCTGCCCATCAAAGAACCTGTACAGCTAAATTGGATTTctaaacctgtatgaacatcttgaacttttaaatttcttcataaTCCTGCTGTCTCCTTCTCTTATCCATATttcttccttttacaaattCACTGTTAACTTACCTTTACTGATTGCTCAATATTTTGTGACTTTATAAGTTCCTGTTCGCTTGAATGGTGCAAATGTAGAGTATGGTGGTAGAGTGGAAGTATTTTACAAAGGGAAATGGGGAAAAATTTGTACCAATGGATGGGATTTCAATGATGCCCAAGTTATTTGCCGTCAACTCGGCTTTGAAGAGGCTCTTGCTGAATTCATTGGCTCAAACGTAGAGGATGGAAACATTACTTCTGTAATGGTGGATGTTTCCTGCAATGGAGAGGAGGTAGAACTTGCATCTTGTGCACGCACTGATGGAAAGTTAAATGTCCCTGGTCAATGTCGAGGAGATGGGAAAGGTTCTCAAGCACTGTGTCAACCAAGTAAGTAAGATATTAATAACGTTGAGGTGGAAATTCCTAAAGGTGACTGGTCCTCGTGAATAGTCACATAGTTAAACATCAAAGATCAAGATATTATTAGTTTTGAAACAAACTAATGCCAAAATACTGAGACAGAATGAACTGATAATTGTGCtacttgaaaacatttctttcagagAACAGAGAAGTATTGGGAAAAGAGAATCTTTACTTTGATATTGGCAGCATTGAAATCCTGCACTGCTCAATACGTAACAAAACCAGTTTTGCGAGATGGGTCATTAATGGTCAAAAGGTGCAAAGGATGAATTCTTCTTCTAAGAGGGTCAAGACCACAGAAGATGGTAAACTGGTCATAGAAAATGTGCAGTTGTCTGATGGAGGAACATATGAATGCCACAGACTGGAATATGTTCATTATTACACGGTTTACATTAAAGGTAGGATCGAAAATCCTTTTCAACACATTTAGAAGACTTTAATTGCCTCATTGTAGAGTAAGTTAACATAGAAGTAAATGTGCCTGGCACTCACAATATAGACACACAATAGGGACTAGTTAGCTTTTCTTCATTGCGGCTTCAGTAagtggttattttctttatttatttcaacaGCAAGATTCACTGAGAACACTAGAGACCAGCAGAGCCTCACTGCTTACACATCTGGTAttataaactgtggtgctgaaGGAACACCACGTCCACAGATAACTTGGAGTAAACAAGGAGAAAAGTTAGTACCTGATGGGAGAAGAGTCACTCAAATTCCCAGTGGCAGTCTACAGATTGATCCTGTTCACCCTGAAGACGGTGGCACATACGGATGTACCATGACACAAAATA
This is a stretch of genomic DNA from Pocillopora verrucosa isolate sample1 chromosome 12, ASM3666991v2, whole genome shotgun sequence. It encodes these proteins:
- the LOC131783101 gene encoding uncharacterized protein, producing MWILWKKSAVHGGWSSWGSWDRCSLTCGGGSHSRVRSCTNPPPQWGGNQCQGHSGMSQSCNTNHCPVNGGWNEWSPWSICTKTVSGIQIRFRECSNPEPAYGGEHCNGSRALVRECNEMSSCHEVFPLHFKMEINPSVGTMEIYTNSSWKKLCTSTWNKVEVDLTCMAMGYSNSSDYGRWYEDSGNVSETSTNFNCTTTLTKCEESFSNKLQFCKVPVRLNGANVEYGGRVEVFYKGKWGKICTNGWDFNDAQVICRQLGFEEALAEFIGSNVEDGNITSVMVDVSCNGEEVELASCARTDGKLNVPGQCRGDGKGSQALCQPKNREVLGKENLYFDIGSIEILHCSIRNKTSFARWVINGQKVQRMNSSSKRVKTTEDGKLVIENVQLSDGGTYECHRLEYVHYYTVYIKARFTENTRDQQSLTAYTSGIINCGAEGTPRPQITWSKQGEKLVPDGRRVTQIPSGSLQIDPVHPEDGGTYGCTMTQNKGSKRITSRHKSINVSVIGE